The nucleotide sequence AGAAAATCCTCCTTTTGTCATTCCCGCCTACGAGCGACAATCCAGTCTTTTCTCTGCATCATTAGATGATAAAAAAAACTCTGTCGGAGTTAACGACATAAGCATTTAATATATACTAATGCAAGATTCACTGCCTAATACCAATCCGCATTCAATCGTCTAACTTCGTTGGCCTCGTCAAAAGCTCCTCACTGTACCTAAAAGTACGCCTCCGTCGCTTTCTCCTTGCCGTCTCGTTATACTTCTGACTGCGAATTGGTATAAATCGTTTTGTCTATCGTTATTGAAACACCACAGATTTTTGACAATATTCACAATTGTGATTACAATAAAATATGATATTTGAGTGGTCTGAGGAGAAACGGTTTAAGGTTTTAAAGAAACGGAAACTGGATTTTATGGATGCTAAGGATTTATTTGACGGCAGGCGATTGATAACCGTCTTATCGCCAAGAGGTTCTGAGAACAGATGGCTTAGTATAGGGGAAATAGACGGTCGGCTTATTGCTGTTGTGTGGATGTGGCGTGATGACGCCATTCGTATTATTACCATGAGGAGAGCAAGAGATGAAGAAAAAAGAAAATATTATACGTTACACAACTGAAGAACTTGCTG is from Nitrospirae bacterium YQR-1 and encodes:
- a CDS encoding BrnT family toxin; this translates as MIFEWSEEKRFKVLKKRKLDFMDAKDLFDGRRLITVLSPRGSENRWLSIGEIDGRLIAVVWMWRDDAIRIITMRRARDEEKRKYYTLHN